Proteins encoded together in one Triticum dicoccoides isolate Atlit2015 ecotype Zavitan chromosome 7B, WEW_v2.0, whole genome shotgun sequence window:
- the LOC119340310 gene encoding probable disease resistance protein At1g58602, giving the protein MAESAIGSVLGNVSTLAVQETTFLCGVYLEVGFLKDELRRLKSYLKSADAKRRSGDELVATWVSQIRDAAYQAENAIEAADYMEKRNRLKKGFMGAISRYARLPSDLIALHTIGAEIQHVRRKTSEIFDSANRLKINLDTSDVDKVLIGDEYPQDYGIMHQNFEDVDLVGFGDEYKEIVGKLVDKENITLSVVSIVAMGGAGKTTLSRKVYTSSSVKQHFEATSWVTVSQKFKGIDLLKDIMKQIMGGRDESIAKMNEYEVGKEIHDFLLQKRYLVVLDDVWETDTWDQINRRVKAFPDATNGSRILLTTRKEDVANHVQMPTYVHHLNKLDEEKSWELFSCKALPSYKRSVIRDVDEFEKLGRKLAKKCDGLPLARAVLGGYLSKNLNAQTWSNILSDWPSTKNGQMMRDILARSYKDLPNHYLRACLLYLAAFPEDWVIYVSDLIELWIAESFIPHTPNHILEETAHNYVTELAQRSLVQVVGRSTSHGWIDTIRIHDILHDWCIEEARHDGFLDAIYKTAGQAGASSSSSDNLMSYRFSFQTLSDQISPATPNVRSLLGFKLSSVSLPKLRFLRVLCIENSTLKDFSSVIGGCIHLRLLRLRYCEGVALPSSIGKLLYLQTIELRNSALDSQPQVPNSLWDIPTLRHVYLGNGFSPPPPGRSVRLQPKELQSFVLDIYPADTDFRYHDMMIFLGQLNQLAAFSLSIHPNIPAEVLDIFANMPHLVDIALYRFDVVDKLPAEFPQSVRRLVLRADVMKQDPMSILEKLPCLVVVHLSGYKGQTMCCSSQGFPRLQELELVNFSTEEWGMEVGAMPKLSHLELIWCMKMSKLPDGLLHLPSLNRLTLGHMDQISEDDITRKELRQKGCKLETLSENLT; this is encoded by the exons ATGGCCGAGTCGGCCATTGGTTCCGTGCTTGGCAACGTGAGCACCCTTGCGGTCCAAGAGACGACATTCCTATGCGGCGTCTACCTTGAAGTGGGATTCTTGAAGGATGAGCTGAGGCGGCTAAAGAGCTACCTTAAATCCGCCGACGCCAAAAGGAGATCAGGAGATGAGCTTGTGGCTACCTGGGTCAGCCAGATCAGGGATGCGGCATACCAGGCCGAGAATGCCATTGAAGCGGCCGACTACATGGAGAAGAGAAACAGGCTCAAGAAGGGCTTCATGGGTGCCATCTCCAGGTATGCTCGCTTGCCAAGTGACCTGATTGCCCTTCACACAATTGGTGCTGAAATACAGCATGTAAGAAGGAAGACCAGTGAGATATTTGATAGTGCAAACCGTTTGAAAATCAATTTGGACACTAGTGATGTAGACAAGGTTCTTATTGGGGATGAGTATCCACAAGATTATGGTATTATGCACCAAAACTTTGAAGATGTTGACCTTGTTGGTTTTGGGGATGAGTACAAGGAAATAGTTGGAAAGTTAGTTGACAAAGAGAACATAACTCTTAGTGTTGTCTCCATAGTTGCCATGGGTGGGGCTGGAAAAACAACACTCTCTAGAAAAGTATACACTTCATCTAGTGTCAAACAACACTTTGAGGCAACTTCTTGGGTCACTGTATCTCAAAAATTCAAGGGCATTGATTTACTAAAGGATATTATGAAACAAATAATGGGGGGCAGAGATGAGTCAATTGCTAAGATGAATGAGTATGAGGTGGGAAAGGAGATCCATGATTTCCTATTGCAAAAAAGATACTTGGTAGTTCTTGATGATGTGTGGGAAACCGACACATGGGACCAGATAAATAGAAGGGTTAAAGCTTTTCCAGATGCAACTAATGGTAGTAGAATACTATTAACTACCCGGAAGGAAGATGTTGCAAATCATGTCCAAATGCCAACCTATGTTCATCATTTGAACAAGTTAGATGAAGAGAAAAGTTGGGAACTATTTAGTTGCAAAGCTTTACCATCATATAAAAGGTCCGTCATACGTGATGTGGACGAGTTTGAAAAACTTGGGAGAAAGCTTGCAAAGAAATGTGATGGATTGCCACTTGCACGTGCAGTTTTGGGGGGTTATCTATCAAAAAATCTAAATGCACAAACATGGTCCAATATACTCTCTGATTGGCCATCAACCAAGAACGGACAGATGATGCGAGACATACTGGCTCGGAGTTACAAGGACCTGCCAAATCATTATTTAAGAGCTTGTTTACTATATCTTGCTGCTTTTCCCGAGGATTGGGTAATATATGTGTCGGATCTTATTGAATTATGGATAGCAGAAAGCTTCATTCCACATACGCCAAATCATATACTAGAAGAAACAGCACATAATTATGTAACCGAGTTGGCTCAGAGAAGCTTGGTACAAGTTGTTGGCAGAAGTACGTCACATGGATGGATAGATACAATAAGGATTCACGATATCTTACATGACTGGTGCATTGAAGAAGCAAGACATGATGGCTTTCTTGATGCCATCTACAAAACTGCAG GCCAAGCTGgtgcatcgtcatcatcatctgaTAACTTGATGTCTTATCGTTTTAGTTTTCAAACTTTGAGTGATCAGATTTCACCTGCAACGCCTAATGTCCGAAGTCTTCTTGGCTTTAAACTCTCATCAGTGTCCCTTCCTAAGCTGAGATTCCTGAGAGTTCTTTGCATTGAAAATTCAACACTAAAAGATTTCTCCAGTGTAATTGGTGGGTGCATTCACCTAAGATTGCTTAGGTTGAGATATTGTGAAGGTGTGGCGCTCCCTTCTTCAATTGGAAAACTCCTTTACTTGCAGACTATTGAACTAAGGAACAGTGCATTGGACTCACAACCACAAGTACCAAACTCTCTGTGGGATATCCCTACTCTAAGGCATGTTTACCTTGGCAATGGGTTTTCTCCACCGCCACCTGGAAGGAGTGTGCGACTGCAGCCGAAAGAGCTACAGAGCTTTGTGTTGGATATTTATCCTGCTGACACCGATTTCCGCTATCATGACATGATGATTTTCTTGGGCCAGCTGAATCAACTAGCAGCCTTCTCCTTGTCGATTCACCCCAATATACCAGCGGAGGTGCTCGACATATTTGCAAACATGCCTCACCTGGTTGATATTGCTCTCTACCGATTTGATGTGGTCGATAAGCTGCCTGCTGAGTTCCCACAAAGCGTACGTCGTCTTGTTCTACGTGCCGATGTCATGAAACAAGACCCCATGTCGATCCTGGAGAAACTCCCCTGTCTTGTGGTGGTTCATTTGAGTGGGTACAAAGGACAAACCATGTGCTGCTCTTCCCAAGGGTTTCCTCGGCTGCAAGAGTTAGAACTTGTTAATTTTTCCACCGAGGAGTGGGGGATGGAGGTCGGGGCAATGCCAAAGCTCTCTCACCTGGAACTTATCTGGTGCATGAAGATGAGCAAGCtccctgatgggttgctgcaccttCCGTCCCTCAATCGCCTTACGCTGGGACATATGGACCAGATTTCTGAAGATGACATCACACGAAAGGAGCTGCGGCAGAAAGGATGCAAG CTGGAAACTTTGAGTGAGAACCTTACATGA